One Nicotiana tomentosiformis chromosome 1, ASM39032v3, whole genome shotgun sequence genomic window, TTTCACTCACCGGTGGTTAGCCCACCTCTACCATCGCAGACGGTTACACCACCATCACCATTGCACGTGGCTGCACCACCACCTATGCCACCGCACGTGGCTCCATCACTGCCACCACAACGGCCTCCATCTCCGCCACCAGTTCACGATAACATGGCTCCTATAGTGTCACCACCACCTCCAACGTTTCATCTACCGGTGGTTAATCCACCTTCTTCGGCTCCTTGGGGTGATGAAACAAGCGACTGCTCGACGGTTCTGATCAATGTGGATGGTTGTGTCTCAGATTTGATCACTTCCTTTTTCAAGGATCAAGTTTCGTTATCCGCAGATTGTTGCAGAGTTGTTTCAAGAATTTCAGATGATTGCTTTGATAGAGCGTTCACGCACTTTAGAGTACCAGTTTTCCTAACAAAAGTGAGGGACTATTGCAGCCACCAAGGGTGAAGCATGAGCAAATCTTAACAATACATTTTTAATGAGAGCCTTTATGTTTCCTAGGCCAGTCCATTCAGAGTCATTCCTAATAGAAAAGAAATAgcgtataattaatgtataattttTTTTAGTGATTTCGTTTACTTGATAGGATTCTGAAGAAAAAATGCAAAATTTTCATGTAGTTTGCTTAATGACAATTAAGAGTGGTTGAAGTTAAATACTTTCTTCTACCTTTTACTTTAATTTCTTTATGTAATTGATTCATCTCGATATTACATTTCAATACTAGTGACTGCAAGGCAAAAGTAGATATGCTAAAAATAGGTCTTGTGTCTTCAATTAGCAAAACGAAGAAGAATGAGAAATAGTAGAGTATTTATTTACCTTCACTATTTGGAGCTTGGTAAATATCAGATAGTAAATACATCTGTATCATATGTTTGAAGTTTTTCCTGTACTTCAACTTCAGAAATCCAAAGGCAACCTACAATTTTACAGAGGGCCTTGTCTTTTGGGTTTTGGTTGCTAGGTTCATTAATAGAGGAGAACCTAATCAATTAGATAACGAGCTGAGAAGCAAGGAAAAAATGATAACAAAAAAGCTCTAATTATGATCTTGTTACATATAATGCTgtttattactattttttgtaATACGTGCTTgcttatattggaggatcgaagGACAGTCTTCGTGAATTTATATTTTATAAGCGGGATAGGAAGAGACTAGAGGTAGGATAATGGTAGAAATTTATCGGCATTTATATTAAAACTAGTCTTACGTTACGCGCGTTGCACGTGTAGACTATCTCAATGAGTAAAAGACTTTTTTAAAAAACGTTGATATTATATTAAATATtgtgtttgagttataaaataaagtaTATATAAATATTGATCCTATATTTATCActcaataaaaaaataaactacTCCAATAAAAGTTCTCAATCTTCAGTCAATATATTCAACTGAAATTTATTCTTgttataattttatttgatatagAATAGATATAGATTAGTGCTTTCCATGTGTCCTGTTAGTCATTCTAAAACTTATATAAATATCTCTCTTTCTCATCATTTTGAAATTCATTTggtaattaaagtatttttagaTACAATTTATTTATCTTACTTTAATAAATAGTAAtgattaaatatatttttaatttttaatttttaatttttcactacatgtaaaatattattatataatcTAGTCGTTAAAAAATGAGCAAACTCATTCTAAATCATTAAAAAACTTGAATATATAAACCTTTTTAATGATTCTTGACGTAGATAAAAGAATAGACAAAACACTGAATCTAGAAATCTTCTTATAATTTTGCAATAAAAACTTGGAAAGAACTTAAATTTACCGCGGAGATGAATCCTTGGCAACAATAATATGGAATGTACTATAGTTATATTAAATAAttcaaacaagaaaaataattatataatgtgaaatttaattgattttaaagttcGATATATTACGACTTCCTACTtaattcaaataagaaataacttttaaagcaaaattttaattgattttaaagtcctaataTTAGTCCACAAATAGATTtcttctaaaataaaaataaaaaaatcttctaaaaacaaaGCAAAACGGCAATCCCTAATTATCAAACAAAACAATCTAAAATAATGAAATAAGAATTCCAATGGATACAtgtcaaaatataaaagaaagaTGATCTTTTAGCTAATGATCTCCACTGATACCACTATTTTAGTTTATATGTGTGGCTATAATCTATTCCTATTTAGATTAGGACTTTTAAAAGTATAACAACCAGAAGGGTATTTTTAGTTAATTTAGGCAAAGGATTTATATGAATAGAATTTAATCGatttaaattcctaaatattaggagtttttACCTAATTTCAATACGGAAATGATTTAATTCATAGGCCTAAATATTAGAGaaattaattaaatgactattttgtttagtgtgaaattaatttttgaagggtaaaaaaggcgaacgacatttcactaagggtcttcgtgcttttaatatagtatagatatatcAAGTTACTATGAATTAGTGATTTGAAGAGGTGAAACTGTATGTTAATTAACCATGGCCTATAGAATTCAACCCTAACGGATTGGAAATACGGGTTAAACTACCACATTTGGACCACAATTTCTACTAGCAACGAGCCTCCTAGCTTTTAgaacttgacttttatatacttgaCCTATAAGTCAGGGGTACGAGCTGTGGAAGTAGtgactaatgcttgcattagggtaagtTCTCTATATCACACCCCTAAGGTACGATCCTTCTCCGGACCGCTTTGTGCACCGGGTTGTTTATGACTTTAATATATTGGGAAAAATGAGTTAAGCTTTGAGGTGAAGTATTTAAGAATGGGACAATGAATTCATTATAGATTTTAAGTTATATACAACATTACACATCAGATTATCCTGATTATATTCTTTATGCTATTAATGCATAAAACTAAACCCTTTGATTCTAATATTATAGTGGATACTTTTTAAGCAAATGCCTTTTAATTTGGCATATTTCGGAATTTCTTTAGTTATTTTGCATTGCACGTAGAAGTGAGTAGTGactcatttcttcattcttgtTTATCTCCTTTATAGAAGACCATAACAGATTTGACCACAATAAAGGATTTAGATAATCAAAGTAATATTTAAATATAAGAACTTGACACTCGGACTTTTTTCAAGAGAGATACATTGCACCAAATCTACGTTGACTTCgtgtttaattatttatttgccAAAGCAGGCAAGCTAAGGTCTATCGTTAGTCACCAATGAGAAAAGGAAAATACGTATTTTAAATTAATTCAGGAAAATAGCGTGTGTACCATTAAGCATCATCCCTCCTTGGATTAATTGTTTTAGAATAATTTACCGGTGACTCTATATTTATTCTTATTGTCACCTCTTTTTGtcattttcctcaaataaacaaCCAAAATATACCTTTTCTTAAATAATCTGTAATGCATTTAACTGGTTTTATAAGGTAAAAAAATAACATGTAAAAAATTCTAAATACATATATTAGGGAAGAAAGTGAAGCTCACCTAGTCCCGAAATATGAAAATTGACTAATTAAGCTTCGGAAGGAATACTCAAAAACTTGTATCTAGTGTAAAAAAGAACAAATAAACTGATGATCAActttattattaaatataaaaaggATTTTGCTCCCGTTAGGTCAtagattttgattattttttttaaagaaatttttGAATACATTGTTTGTTATGatcagtttttttaaaaaaattgaaattctttttcaagttttcaaaaattgatttaggACAATTTTTGGGTGAAAAATTTTCTTCCACTAATAAAATTTCAACTTTACttcaaataatatgcatgtctaaatacaacttcaactttcaaaaattattttttcaagtttcaaccaaatctatgtcatctaagcaagattattgatatccaaatttaaaaaaaaaaaaaaggatgttCGACAGACGATTAATGCTACTCTAGTATTGTTATCAGTATAAAACTTTTGATTTTGGAAAATTAAACAGTCATTTTTAGTAATTATATAACATCTAATATCTCAACgtaataatagaaaaattaaagaGAAATAACACTAAAaagggaagaaaaaaaaaaccagGCAAGAGCTTTGGGTCAATGCCAGATGGCTAGTACACACACCGCCTCTACAAGCACGCCTTTGAGAATTGAAACGAACGACAAATTCAGCCCAAAAATCCAACACTAGCTCCACTTCTCTTGGTCTATAAATTCACATCGTAGTCTAGACTTTACATAATATGGTTACTGTAGATAGATAAATACCCCATTTGTGATTGTTGAATTTGAAGACCAAAAAAGAAAGCAGAATAGAGGGGGAGTATTGGTATTTGGTAGAGGAGGGTCTAATGGGTGCAACGGGTTCGAAGCTGGAGAAGGCCCTCGGCGACCAATTTCCCGAAGGCGAACGCTACTTTGGCCTCGAAAACTTTGGCAACACTTGTTACTGCAACAGCGTCTTGCAGGTCGGCGTTACTTCTTTATTCTGTTACTGTAAAATtcttttgagtttttcaaatttggGTTTAGCTTTGATtgttacaataacaacaacaacaacaatatgtCTTGATCCCAAGCTAGGTCTATATCTATCCTACTCAATTTGGACCTCTTTCCTTCggataatttaaatatttatcaaGTTATGTGTTTTTACTATTTGATCGGATTCTTATGATGAATTTTGTATTCACTATCTGTTTTCGAATTATAGGTTTAGTGAGGATTGTCTGGATGCATAGTTTTGCAATTTGATTAGTTTTTCGATGATGGATTTCGTTCTCAGATAAAGTCAGTATATTGTGTAAATTTAGGTGCAAAAAACACTTTATTTTAGGAGTAATTGCTGCCTTTTCCGATGTGATTAAATTTTTTGTGTTCTGAAACAGGCGCTGTACTTTTGTGTACCATTCCGTGAGCAACTGCTGGAGTATTATGCAAATAATAAAAGCCCTCCAGAAGCGGAGGAGAATCTCTTAACTTGTCTGGCTGAATTGTTCTCACAGGTACCAGATACAATCTAAGCGCGTGAGCTTTCTGTCTAATAAGTGGTATTTTGATGTTTGATACTAATATTTTCGGCTTGAATTTATTATTGCTTTACTTGATCAAAAGAATCCCTGTAAAAAACTTGATGTCCTCCGTGTGTCATGTTTATTGTGGCATTTGGCAAATCTAGCTTTAAATGTCAGCTACCTTTGTGTCGTTCAATTGGAACGTGGAAAAGGCATGACATCTAGCAGAAGCAATGTGACTATTGTGGACTTAATTCGATCAAGTGCTAGTGCTAGTTCAGTATGTTTAGCAACCTTATTCCTATTATCTTAATTTTGGTTAGAGGAAATTGAAAGAAGCAAGATATTTTGTAGCATGAGATTTTCTAGTTTTCTCGATTGAGAAGGCCAAAATATTTGATTAGCTGAGGTAGCATGATCGATCTGCATCGTTAACTGAAGAGTCAATCCAAGGTGCTAGGGAAGTAAGAAAATCAAGATAACATGATAATCTAAGAGAAACAAATAAGAACTTTAAGCTTTCTCTTCTAAACTCCCCTTCATTGAACTTTAACTTGGTTATGTTTTGTCATGTAGTAGAGGTTTTCAAATTTTAACCTGAATATGAGGATTTGGTATTACCAGTTTTGCGATAACCAGGCATTTTTGTCTACCACGAGGTCAGTCTCAACATGATGTCTACAAGCTAAATTTTGTTGAAAGATGATAATTTAAGAATTATCATCAGGAAATAAAATTTCTATCCATGAGAAAAGTTTTTTCTTTATCTCTGATCATTGACAAATTGTAGTCACGTAAACGTTGTTGTTGTCATGCAGATAAGTTCACAGAAGAAGAAAACTGGTGTTATTGCTCCACGGCGCTTTGTGCAAAGAGTCAGGAAGCAAAATGAACTTTTCCGAGGTTACATGCATCAAGTACGTGTTTCCTTGTacatttttgtatttttgctACGTCTATGTAAGCCGAGGGATTCTTGAGCCGAGAGtgtatcgaaaacagcctctctaccccctcGGGGTAGGGTTAAAGTTTGCGTacgcactaccctccccagaccccactagtgggatttcactgggtcgttgttgttgttgttgttgttgctacatcCATGTAAGAATCATTTTTTGGTTAGATCACAAAGGGACAAGTCACTTCTTCATCAGTTTCGTTAACCATGAAGTTCTTGATGGCTTCAAAAGAATCTTGAAGATGCAATCACTGTATTTTAAGGATTGAAATATTAGTTCATAGTGGTGACCTATAGAAAGAGACCTGTTTgaaagagaataagaaaatgaaagaaagatCATCTGAAACAAGTGAGGGAATACCTTAAAAATATCAAACAAAAAGATGTGCCATGTTTACTTTTACTTTAGATGTATAATTTTTAGCTAATCTAGATCAGTTTGAAACAAGAGACAGGTCGGATGTCGATCCTAAGTCTGTATTATGTGCTTTAGCTTCGAAAGAATGCACTCTTCGTGTTACATTGATGTCATCTATCTTGTATTTTGGAGCATCTTCAAGGTGTAGTGATCCATTGCCCTTATACATTGTATTTTCTTCTGGGAGACATACCTGGTCCTTTTAACTATTTTTATGACAAAGCAGGGGAAGTTTTTACCTTCTGACTCATCCAACTCACCCATATTGTGCTTTACATGCTAAAACCACACTACTTTATTGTTAAACGATTACCATCTTTATCTGATCATTTACATAGAGGTGGAAAATGAATTTCGCTAGGGGGTTTGTGGGGTGGTTGGTTGCttgaggaaaagaagaaaaaggaggaTGAAAAAGAAGAGTTACTGCTCAGATGCTCGTCTGCCTAATGGAACAGGGAAATGACTATGAGGAAGAGAAAGAAATAGTTAGGAAGGAACGATAGTTGTAAGTCCTATTTTGACCTAAAAAATAAGAGATGTCAGTTAAAATTACAGAAGGTTAAGTTACTATCTTTTTAAAGCTAAAGGGTTTAACTGCCATGAACAATGATTTAGGAAGCATGTGTCTAATTAGTCTATATGATCTCTACTCGATGTGCTATCCAGAATTATTAGAACACTGCTGCTTATAATGCAAAATAAATTCCTAGTTCATCTAGGTTTGATACAATTGAATTTGTTCATGCTTTTGCTTAGGATGCCCATGAGTTTTTGAACTTCTTGTTAAATGAACTCGTTGATATCTTGGAGAAAGAGTCACATGCATCGAAAAGCTTAATGGCAAGTTCTCCTGAAAAAGTAGCAAATGGATCATGCAATGGTCAGAGCAATGGTGTTAAGAAGGAGCCACTTGTTACCTGGGTGCACAAAAATTTTCAGGTAAATTATATGTGTCTTCACTCGTTTAGAATCTCATCATTCTTGTCTTTACATAATTTAACAACAGCAGATGTTTTGAAGGATTATCAACTCCAAATCATTCCCTCAAGGCTAGATGTCTTTTGTATCTTTTTAGTTGGCATTACCTTTCCCCCTTAGATTCTCCTGACAACTTTTTGAACTTCGTTAGCTCCCTGGTACTAGAATAGTCTTTTTGTAATTGAGCTAACAAAGTCTTTTTGCTTCCATAACTTTTGTATTAttatgcatcttcttgatgccagcAATGAAATCTAttattacttcatcaaaaaaaaattaacagCAGTCAGTTTAGCATCTGTGTTGCAGCTTCGCCGGAGGTAAAAAAAGAGGACAAGGAATAATTGAAGTTTTCTCTTATATTTCTGTCAATGAACTTTATATTTTCGTTTGAAAGGATAAGAGGGTTCTATGTTGGGTCTTTCAACTTTGTTTCTCAGAGGAGTTAGAGGTTAAGGAGGAAAATCTGAAGTTCTCTTAAAATTCTGTCAATGAGGTTATGAAAAAGATCTGTCAATGAATTCTTTTATTCTGTCATTGGAAAGAATAAGAGGTAATGTCCATTGTCCTATGCTGATCTTTTGAATCTGTATCTGATGCTCATGGATTTCATCAGTGAACAGATTCATATCTGTATAAATTAGATGTGCTTACTTTTCTCCACTTGTGATGCAAATTTTGGATCCTAGAACTCCGCAAATGGTTTACTACTTTCTAGATCTAGTGGCTGCTTAACCGGTTTATTTTTTATATGAATGCAGGGTATATTAACCAATGAAACAAGATGTTTGAGGTGTGAGACAGTCACAGCAAGGGATGAGACATTTTTTGATTTGAGCCTTGATATTGAACAGAACAGTTCAATTACAAGCTGCCTCAAAAATTTCAGTTCGACAGAGACCCTCAATGCAGAGGACAAATTTTTCTGCGACAAGTGCTGTAGGTAGGTGCCTTCACCCTTtcctttttaaacaattaaaaTGACAGGGAAAGTTAATTTCTTTTTGTGAATTCAGCTTGCAAGAAGCACAAAAACGGATGAAGATAAAGAAACCGCCACACATCCTGGTCATTCATTTGAAGCGTTTCAAGTATATGGAACAACTAGGTCGTTACAAAAAGTTGTCTTACCGTGTAGTGTTTCCTCTGGAGCTGAAACTAAGCAACACCATTGAAAACACGGACTCTGAGTATTCTCTATTTGCTGTTGTTGTTCATGTTGGGAGTGGGCCAAACCATGGGCATTATGTTAGTCTTGTGAAAAGCCACAACCACTGGTTGTTCTTTGATGATGAGAACGCTGAGATCATTGATGAGTCTGCTGTTCAGACCTTTTTTGGCTCAGCTCAAGAGTACTCGAGCAATACAGATCATGGCTATATTCTCTTCTATGAGAGCCTTGCTGCTACCAAGAGCTGATAAAGAGTTCTCACATGTCGAGACCTAACTATTTTGCCCGTCTCTGCTCAACTTATGTCATGTTCAGCTTTCCCATGGTTTGCTGGACTTACTTAACAAATGTTTATGGTTCTGTGTACAACATACGAGGGTTTTCTAGCATTTGACTTGTTTTAACAATAAAGAGATGTAAATCCTGGTACAGAAACTTCAAACGAGATGttgatattgtattttattagaTATCAAACTGCAAGGAGTACCAATGCACTTCGTTGGCAGAACTCCAAAAGCAGGAATAAGTGTCTCTTTTGTGTAATTTCAATCTGAAAGGATAGACTGCTGCTGTGTAGCTTTGTTTTGAAGTGGTTGAGATGAACACTGATGGACCTTGGCTCTAGTACAATATTCTTTTCCTTACAACTATGTGGGTATAAATTTTTTCTGACAAATTTTCCTGAGATAAGTTGAGCTTAATACTTGATTCCCTTCTCTTATACTATGTGAGTATGAAGTTAATCGAATTTAGCGCCATAAAGTTGATTTAAAACCACATAGCTCTCATCTCATCATCCATCTCAACCACATAGTCCTTTCTAGGGATAGTTGATTATGAACTGAACACCTTGTATTTCAACCAGTTACActattatatttgcaaaatctGTCTAGCAGTGATTTTTCGTACGTATGATCAATTACAGTGTTGTTGAACCTGTACCCGGATACTCGCAGACCAGTTCATTAAATGAATATAAATGATGACCCTTTGTATAAGATCAAGGCGGAACGGCGATATAATATAAAAAGGAAACGTGGGAATATAGACCTCTTTAGTGGTTAAAGAAGGAAACAGTGGAAATAAGAATAGCATATATTCCCATCAGCAGGATTAGAAAAGATTAGAGCTGGAGTTTCAATTTTTGAAAGACAGGTACAACGATTAGACTCGTAGGTTGCTTACAAGAAGTCACCTCCCAACAGTTCACCCAGATTTCTGCTTGTTAACTGGTTCTGAGAACAAAGATTTTTCCCAGGCGTGAGCAGCGACGCTATCAACAGTTGACACTTAATAAAGTTGGACTGATACTAAACGCAGAACAGACAGACAGAAAGCTAATGCAGCAGCCGTCTGCTAGAATTTTGAAATAGTTAATACCTGCCAATCCATTTACTAAGATTGTATAAATAAATTGTTAGAAATGGAAAACAAGTTTCCAGAAGTAAAAATTGAAAAGAACTTTCTTTGGTGAAAATTAATGGCTGCACATATTAGCATTTCTTTTATGTTAACAAAAAACATAAGAATCAACATTGTATCGAAATTTCCCTCGAGTAAGCTAAAAGTGCATAATTAGCTAGCTACTATTTTCTATGTATATACAATGAATCAACTATTAATTGGGCTAATCAAGGGAAAAGAAGCTTATTCAAATGCTATAGACATGAAAGTGTCATCATCCAACAAATTTTCAACATCAAACAACTCCTCTTCAGGATAGCTGGTATCTTCTGAGCTCTCCTGAATACAAGTTGAACCATCCTGCTGAAAGTGAAGAAAAACGAATTACAGAACAAGCCAATCAAAACCATGAGTTCAGTTAGGCAGCTGAAACTTTGATTCACCAAAACATGGTCAAGGGTAATGCTCAAGTTCAAGGTAGAGCCAATATCTACAACCCAATAGAATTGACTGTAATTTTCTAAAACTCTGCAGTGGTAACAAGAAAATTACTGACAAATTCAGATGCGGAATTGAGGAGTCACAGATATGTTCAGTTTAGGACATCAACAATTTGAAATACTCAATCCATCAGACTACGTTCAGAAAGTCAAGGTACTCTAATCTAACTATGCAACCAACCGCAAGATCTCTCTGCAACACAGAGACCTGTCCTAAACAATTTTTTCTGCTTTTATATTACATAAGTATATCATAAGAGGGTAACTTCAACTAACACAGTTCATAAGACGCATTTGGTAATGAAAAATAAACCGAGCTTATCAACATAAGAAAAGATTTAGACTTTCCACAACGAGATGTAGcatcctatttttctttttttcatctACTTTTCCCCAGAAAAAACCCTTTCCCGAGTTGTTTCCCTACAAAGGTCAGTCAAATTTTGATCTAGGAACTCGCCTTAACCCATAGTTCATGTTTTGCAACTTGAGAGCAACAACCATAGATCAAATCATTAAGTAGATAGATGTGCATGCCAGATAATGGGAAAAGGAGCAGTTGTTATTTTCTGCTCAGTCAAAAAACCCAGTCAAAAAAAAAGTAAGCTACAGTTCTCTCCCTTTTCTCTAAACATCCTAGTATTGCATAAAAGCCATTCAGCAACTCTATGATAATAGCAATCATATTGAAGCATACTTGGCAAAATTGTTATACCTTTACTTCACGAAGTCCTTCAGCAGCAGTAAGCAGCCTACGATATTGAGCACGGCCCTCAGGATACTGAGTCATGGACTTCACCCTAGCAAGGGCTTTTTGCATCCTTACTTCAGTCTGTTTTCTTCCTTCCTTCAGAAAATCATAATCATCCTCCGGTAATGAGTCATCTTGGATGCTTGGCTTATTGATGACCACTTCTGATCTAAATCCCCTCAAACCACTTCTTTTACGTCTCCAGCGCAATATCACCTTCTCCAAAATTCCTACTGACCAGATAATTGGTTTATATTTCTTCCTCACCTGATGCCCCCTTACATGAGCCTTCACCATGAACAGTGAAAATGTCAGCGTCAAGAAAGAAAATGACTAGTAGATGTTGAGCACTTGAGCTATAGAAAAGGGGAAACTTTAAAACGATAGGTCAAATGTAATGTATCAGCTTAAAGACAAGGACCAACATATGAAAATCTGATTATCATTTATCACAGCTTCCACATAACACAACCTGACTCGTGGATAAAATTTTGCATGTGAAAGTTGGTTAAGCAACATAAAGGCAAGATAACCTCGGCATCAACAGCAACAAAAACATATGTAACTTCCCGCCAAGTGTATAACAATATTGTGATTTGAAGGAAGCAATGCACCTGAATTTTAACGATTTTTTGCCGGATTAAAAGAAACTCTTTTCTCTTATTCCAGCCACGGAACTTTTTCTGGATTTGAGTGGCAGCTGCATGAGCTATACCATTGTTTTGTCCCAACTTACAAGCTCTAGAAGCAACAATAGAAAGAGCATTCTCATCAGATGATAGCTCATTGTCGCTACGCTCAATAATTTGCTTCCTCTGAAACGACTGAACCCTGAAAATTTGATGTATCCGAGCAGCTGCTTGAGTAGCATTGCGTATAGCAGCCAGAGAATCCTTAAGTGAAAGTACATCTGGCACATCATCTCCAGTAGTTGTAACAGCCACACGCTCTGTAACTGTTTCTCCAACTTTTGCTCCAGAAACTTCTGAAGCAAGCTCTTCCGTTGCATCAGTCACAGTAAGCTTAGAAAGGTGAGTGGTCAAAGAGGATTCAGCAAGAAATCCAGATATTCCCTTGTGTCCATTGGCAGATGCCAGATCAGCGGGGGTTCTACCCAAGGGAAATTCAGCAGATGGGTCTGTCAACGCTCCAGGAGATGCACCTAAAGAGACAAGACCAACAACAGTCTTCTCCCTGTAAGATAAAAGCCTATTAGCAAGCTGCTCATTCTGTTGGAAGCTTTTTACGGGAATTAATGATGATTGCACTACTTGATAAGATTACTAATGTCACCCAAGATAAAATGAAAGTAAGAAGTTACTTAGTCTTTAGATTTAAATTTGCTTTCAGCTTTTCGACTTGTCAATAGCAGATATGGAATAGATCCTTTAGACTTTCTTCTTTCTACAGCTATAGCAGAATTCATTAAAGAGGATCAGTTTTGATTGCCATGCCACCAATCATCACAATGAAATCCAGCTAACCTACATTCTTTTTATCTGGTAAAAAGCGGACTCTACATTGCTTGGACTACAAACAAAAGGAAATGGACTTTATTGATGTTTGCTTTAATTGCTTTAGCATAGCACCTGTCTTTTTTCTTTGTTGTATTGAACTCTAAGATAACTACCAAGACATATCCAACAGTGTTA contains:
- the LOC104096038 gene encoding ubiquitin carboxyl-terminal hydrolase 3-like, whose protein sequence is MGATGSKLEKALGDQFPEGERYFGLENFGNTCYCNSVLQALYFCVPFREQLLEYYANNKSPPEAEENLLTCLAELFSQISSQKKKTGVIAPRRFVQRVRKQNELFRGYMHQDAHEFLNFLLNELVDILEKESHASKSLMASSPEKVANGSCNGQSNGVKKEPLVTWVHKNFQGILTNETRCLRCETVTARDETFFDLSLDIEQNSSITSCLKNFSSTETLNAEDKFFCDKCCSLQEAQKRMKIKKPPHILVIHLKRFKYMEQLGRYKKLSYRVVFPLELKLSNTIENTDSEYSLFAVVVHVGSGPNHGHYVSLVKSHNHWLFFDDENAEIIDESAVQTFFGSAQEYSSNTDHGYILFYESLAATKS